A genomic window from Periweissella cryptocerci includes:
- a CDS encoding CPBP family intramembrane glutamic endopeptidase, producing the protein MSEPLSTFKLGGGHDSKVKFLIGIILAALPFFPNSSTGLIGSLRLMITLMVAVIIMLITLKNVKSIFNKVYFRSLKLIAGFVMLIEIIQIVYSLVSTQNISGSLDDINLAWLIFIGCFCSPIFEEVVYRHFLFGYFLKSDNQKWKIVVVATTIGIIWGLSHFDFVGLPIYFLVNAVLSYVYAKGGVRGSITLHVLLNLVSLCALQYF; encoded by the coding sequence ATGAGTGAACCATTAAGCACATTCAAGTTAGGTGGTGGGCATGATTCGAAAGTGAAATTTCTAATTGGAATAATACTGGCTGCTTTGCCATTCTTTCCAAACAGTTCCACTGGATTAATTGGGTCACTAAGACTGATGATTACACTAATGGTCGCAGTAATCATAATGTTAATCACCTTGAAAAATGTGAAAAGTATCTTCAACAAAGTTTATTTTAGAAGCTTGAAGCTGATTGCTGGGTTTGTAATGTTAATTGAGATTATCCAGATTGTATATTCACTTGTCTCAACTCAAAATATTTCAGGTAGCCTAGATGATATTAATTTGGCTTGGTTAATATTTATCGGATGTTTTTGCTCGCCTATATTTGAAGAAGTGGTTTATCGTCATTTCTTATTCGGCTACTTTCTCAAGAGTGATAATCAAAAATGGAAAATAGTAGTTGTAGCAACCACAATAGGAATCATTTGGGGGCTCAGCCATTTTGACTTTGTTGGTTTACCGATTTACTTCTTGGTCAATGCTGTATTGTCGTACGTGTATGCAAAGGGTGGGGTGCGAGGTTCAATAACACTTCACGTTTTATTGAATTTGGTTTCACTTTGCGCATTACAATATTTTTGA
- a CDS encoding phage tail tip lysozyme, which produces MQTIIDFFISKYKIILGLIVVGIVLIFALVMVLFSLMQPQNDTTTTSDISLDINSEIAGRAKVVYDRLTQQENFTPAGAAGGVAVAERESGIDPLAYNAGGNVVGVMQWSNGGVNGNRYHDTPRTMDAQMDLMSTELNSGYKETKEVVGKATDPGQAALDWSKLYEGVSLTDPQTKPEQIKAHAQAWYTFFTGGQLSDEMSGLIGVNGSGTNTVTVTGEKTSYYDNAIADGLKQIGKPYMWGNLPPLTDNNPVGFDCSGLVSWMLGRQGISLPRTAQEQYDATQRIADSEHKAGDLLFFEGTTSKSSYITHVAMSMGGDKFIGAQGSATQLASLTDSYWKQHFVGYGRVK; this is translated from the coding sequence ATGCAGACAATTATTGATTTCTTTATCTCTAAATACAAAATTATTTTAGGACTGATTGTGGTAGGTATAGTTTTGATATTCGCCTTAGTAATGGTGCTGTTTAGCTTAATGCAACCTCAAAATGATACAACGACAACAAGTGATATATCACTCGATATAAATAGTGAAATTGCTGGACGCGCAAAGGTAGTATATGACCGCCTAACTCAGCAAGAAAACTTCACTCCTGCCGGTGCCGCTGGTGGAGTTGCGGTAGCTGAACGTGAAAGTGGTATTGATCCATTAGCCTACAACGCTGGTGGAAATGTGGTCGGCGTTATGCAGTGGTCTAATGGCGGCGTGAATGGTAATCGTTACCATGACACACCACGTACAATGGATGCGCAAATGGACTTAATGAGTACAGAATTAAACTCCGGTTATAAAGAAACAAAAGAAGTCGTCGGAAAAGCCACTGACCCAGGGCAAGCAGCACTTGATTGGTCTAAGTTGTATGAAGGGGTTTCACTAACAGATCCACAAACTAAGCCAGAACAGATTAAGGCTCATGCCCAGGCATGGTATACCTTCTTTACTGGAGGTCAATTAAGTGATGAAATGTCAGGCTTAATTGGTGTGAATGGTTCTGGGACAAATACTGTGACTGTCACCGGTGAGAAGACGTCATACTATGATAATGCGATTGCTGATGGACTTAAACAAATTGGTAAACCGTATATGTGGGGTAATCTACCACCACTGACAGATAATAATCCCGTTGGATTTGATTGTTCGGGCCTCGTTAGTTGGATGTTAGGACGGCAAGGTATTTCGTTACCGCGCACAGCTCAAGAACAATACGATGCTACACAACGTATCGCAGATTCTGAACATAAGGCCGGAGATTTATTGTTTTTTGAAGGAACTACCTCGAAAAGTTCATATATCACGCACGTAGCAATGTCCATGGGTGGCGATAAGTTCATTGGTGCCCAAGGGTCAGCAACACAATTGGCAAGTTTAACTGATTCATATTGGAAACAACACTTTGTAGGGTACGGAAGGGTTAAATAG
- a CDS encoding class A sortase yields MTIKTTRTKKRKHHKAQMGICITLITMSITTLVLAVNPVWWQGRLGQHNADRIAASSKIKHQQVKADYGLGDDIPSWSAMNKLQKVVRMETLRGYVSVPELGIELPIYEGTSNVALASGAGTPKGVNDGFLKEADVMGKSNYALSAHNMADYRTYFSPLQRNISGTSLAGFKIYVTDGRKVYQYKQTLKHIIDNTDAASEWLRNTSKTDNSPIITLTTCFEQPPYYYHATKRIIIRGDYVGEQALTGKLAKQLFEMMPPKQIESK; encoded by the coding sequence ATGACAATTAAAACAACACGAACAAAGAAACGGAAGCATCACAAAGCGCAGATGGGGATTTGCATTACATTGATCACCATGTCGATTACTACTTTGGTATTAGCTGTTAATCCAGTTTGGTGGCAAGGTCGTCTTGGACAGCATAATGCAGACCGTATCGCGGCATCTTCTAAAATCAAGCATCAGCAAGTTAAGGCTGATTATGGTTTAGGAGATGATATTCCATCTTGGTCAGCAATGAATAAGCTACAAAAAGTGGTAAGAATGGAAACGCTACGAGGTTATGTGTCAGTTCCAGAACTTGGTATTGAGCTACCAATCTATGAAGGTACATCAAACGTCGCTTTAGCGTCGGGGGCTGGAACACCCAAAGGGGTAAATGATGGATTCCTAAAAGAAGCCGATGTAATGGGGAAGTCAAACTATGCGTTATCAGCGCACAACATGGCTGACTACCGAACATACTTCTCACCACTACAAAGGAACATTAGTGGGACGTCATTAGCTGGATTTAAGATTTATGTAACTGATGGGCGCAAGGTTTATCAGTATAAGCAAACGTTAAAGCATATTATTGATAACACTGATGCGGCTTCTGAATGGCTACGAAATACTTCTAAGACTGATAATTCACCAATAATTACACTCACAACATGTTTTGAACAGCCACCGTATTACTATCACGCCACAAAACGAATTATTATTCGTGGAGACTATGTAGGAGAACAAGCATTGACTGGAAAGTTGGCTAAGCAATTGTTCGAAATGATGCCGCCAAAGCAAATTGAGAGTAAATAA
- a CDS encoding ImmA/IrrE family metallo-endopeptidase — MKYSEIYDDSMLEIFKNESRLFEDIEINIEEPVIDVEKIAGVLKIPVEKKDDIFESGSITPKGNGTPVIEVNSSEAPVRQRFTIAHELGHYFLMEELKEKTNRTPDLSSYDSTQREHEIIANSFAADLLMPMELVKKLMITWLEENNLVNKPFSTIQLLAMQTEIAKKMQVSVEALKIQFKTKNLVVKA, encoded by the coding sequence ATGAAATACTCAGAAATTTATGATGATTCCATGTTAGAAATTTTTAAAAATGAAAGTCGATTATTTGAGGATATCGAAATTAATATAGAAGAACCGGTAATTGATGTTGAGAAAATTGCTGGTGTGCTAAAGATTCCAGTAGAAAAAAAAGATGATATATTTGAATCGGGTTCGATTACTCCTAAAGGCAATGGTACACCCGTTATTGAGGTAAACAGTTCAGAAGCTCCTGTAAGACAAAGATTTACCATAGCTCATGAATTAGGTCATTATTTCTTAATGGAAGAACTTAAAGAGAAAACAAATCGCACACCTGATTTAAGTTCATACGATTCAACACAGCGTGAACATGAAATCATTGCCAATAGTTTTGCGGCGGATTTATTAATGCCAATGGAACTTGTAAAAAAGTTAATGATTACTTGGTTAGAAGAAAATAACCTTGTTAATAAGCCTTTTTCTACAATTCAGTTATTAGCTATGCAAACAGAAATTGCCAAAAAAATGCAAGTTTCCGTGGAGGCATTGAAAATTCAATTCAAAACTAAGAATTTGGTGGTAAAAGCTTAA
- a CDS encoding SpaA isopeptide-forming pilin-related protein has protein sequence MGNHKNKKKWVRKLQRAMVASAIATSVAGTAVVATTYLSPNILNVKAAADISGVDSTTWGKLGATKLSKNDKVELENQPFHISALNITSVKIENDVGTSYNATTYQSAVAGAMEQNQPSLAFKLGNSANTESELPSVRYAINQKDDDGDKVDVILSITGAKHNSSFNGGIIAFNKESIGYTTTGYDDTTYSYKIVKHGTNDSANLGDKQVWISFNDIDANQGVGLSSKTAANVDGMYILDADGGIKAGVDSNGNPYALAGIDYDEGVENTENNWLVIFKPGTSTIAGHFAKSYTTYDRGKPYDAATIKTQQDIIDGAPGNKRTGQEYLGFTAASAWAISEKPQPFTAPYKNVTDDDEDEVKNNTLPNVNEKQHYDIANDVPENPKLLDSYRLQDTIDPMWNVTDARVYVSHKGNHDDDSPFRGDDGASSGNQMFDAATIKKNADGSTSVSASALSDILNGKSGLGFADRTYTLRVYVTPNTDYILAHMGDKGETYRHSGYTDVASSGASYKSGNNVQVYNQGSLYLNYDGAADGDTNSDDSSGNLQTKYTGTTKTLIPLINVKVSKQGLSFEDNSTVRKEPNSAYDLSAAKYALYKAADDGTDNAHGGTSTDYALGKKLGEAQLGSDNTYTFTGIPAGVRMDLVETASGKGYNIPAAQSAGDWGTLIAKGDTNAIAAGGTYTETVQDKEQYGYVEVDKSGVDFGTNMPSSFYALTGTMFQLYQKGSMIKVGVPFAVDALGKSTSQKIALGDYDIREVSTDHGYILNKDWVGSASVKASFDSANPTAQNVGTTKVAEKNQEQYGSFSFQKYDRDKDATSPAGAGSLDGAQYTITRLYDGKTWTATTHDGGKITSKDLGAFNSSHFQIADYSIKETKASIGYLVDSTATNFSVKYAGQDAKVAADVPVKDSEQIIRNNVTIHKDADSSKALVAGQTAIAGLDEDYSNKSLQQPLKGIEFKATLTDGTGYNKKDGVATKIPADGNVFYSDLSDDNGNAVFHDLPYGHYTITEEKTKQDGTQNFPDGLKAIQPLHIKVTEDAKNGVIDNDGKSTRPKGYTFDEDDDQISWPIKVTKVDSETGKVIPFADTQFKIKDLVTGKYLEMNVPNKTDKTDIFKTNDEGYFFTTDSLDFGVNRYQLEEVHAPNGYVLASQPMTISVDKQDDTGKQYMEFNFPDENQKGKLTVSKIVQTMQGIGEQKSDLGKYMGLTYDKRPGEGYQFMLKATKDVVTPDGTVRVKEGQYIDAKGLGTDDKAKALVMTTDKDGKTTTGDAILYIGSYELDETKAPAGVTVAKPYNFDVTYAGETVKATSYDTTVNDQLQLLNIIGHKSEQVLKGYKDNQPQIDIQDAQDGQVFALRNADDFKILDADVKADTTLALAKVKNGKFEFDTYLPEGKYYAQEVDAGNSHVLNKNKYYFTYKAKNNDDTQGIQIYSNGAQQDKGSESDDDAAADSEDADADSDKVVSTTEIANTDVNFDEKDAAKDGEFKPENIMNNLFLADVPFEKDNQVIGDDLYAGTDKYVPATGAEFELKDAQGKVIQTISTVNGKGTWSKLAVGVYSMKETKASDLTHALNPTEYVITVAKDKTTIVADGKTVGTIDNTKLEKAYEDEQLPKVTKAVADNAVLTDAAIKTAVDGVDTDSEASVDTTSDKAADEKDTTPTDKADSEVNDDVKVDEAETSVADALAVESAFTVKDPVLPNMPKPGVEKYIDTQAGHVKDDKDDVDQTVKFVIPGQLPLLDAAKDLTKVSLKDTLEEGFTYKAVKIIDVTAGNKDITKAGRLVTPKTGSFGGLVQWFANDSASLNDHKLEMHLDVAVNSKALSKKYYDKNTDEYVVPNVAHLLFNGFDLNSDAKTRTTTTPDTDLPTPPVHVLVKKPGVDKNIVGKNNKLLKDEAVKNSATVPYVIDAYYPYSHNMRNVTIYDKVVDALIPEKIVKVVSVDAKGKETDVTKQWKLSIEKKEAGLVKAAAKNSSAWSGAHVRLYFTAKLGAHSTDKKYWDAKKQEFVIPNAGHMTYDDKDLDSNAKTRTPGKPGAPTDLVTPNVTVHFKQPKASVEKYWVTGGKKSKELNAKLGSVEKALIIGHVPSVSDLKNLQITDPFEDAFTPTGKYKVTVDGKDVTKQFTPSIQQKAGGLAVVKAKNSQKWAGKDIYVYFDAKVNSNYTAKKYRDKDGKGYTIPNVGHLKFNSQDLRSDAKANADGKGNHDLLSNKVVVHLTDKQPIPGGRKLSNTGFMATTSMTLLLISAVMMAGAGYIGFKLYKERKI, from the coding sequence ATGGGAAATCATAAGAACAAAAAGAAATGGGTAAGGAAGCTACAACGTGCAATGGTAGCTTCAGCAATTGCAACTAGTGTCGCCGGTACGGCGGTTGTAGCAACCACCTACTTATCTCCAAACATCTTAAATGTTAAGGCAGCTGCGGATATTTCTGGTGTGGATTCAACAACTTGGGGCAAGCTTGGAGCAACCAAACTATCCAAAAATGATAAGGTTGAATTAGAAAATCAACCATTCCATATCAGCGCACTAAATATTACTAGCGTAAAAATTGAAAATGATGTGGGAACTTCATACAATGCAACAACCTATCAATCGGCGGTAGCTGGTGCAATGGAACAGAATCAACCGTCCCTTGCTTTTAAACTAGGTAATTCGGCCAATACCGAAAGTGAATTACCATCAGTCAGATATGCTATTAACCAAAAAGATGATGACGGTGATAAAGTTGATGTTATCTTATCCATCACTGGTGCTAAACATAATTCATCGTTTAACGGAGGAATTATTGCCTTCAATAAAGAAAGTATCGGATATACAACAACTGGATACGATGATACAACATATAGCTACAAAATTGTTAAGCACGGAACTAACGATTCGGCAAATTTAGGTGATAAACAAGTTTGGATTTCATTTAATGATATTGATGCTAATCAAGGAGTTGGGTTAAGCTCAAAAACAGCCGCTAATGTTGATGGTATGTATATCCTCGATGCAGACGGTGGTATTAAAGCTGGTGTAGATTCTAATGGAAATCCATATGCACTTGCAGGTATTGATTATGATGAAGGTGTAGAAAATACTGAAAATAATTGGCTCGTTATTTTCAAACCAGGTACATCTACTATTGCAGGTCATTTTGCTAAATCGTACACAACGTATGATCGTGGTAAGCCATATGATGCAGCAACAATTAAAACTCAACAAGATATTATTGATGGTGCTCCTGGAAACAAACGAACTGGTCAAGAATATTTAGGGTTCACGGCAGCATCCGCTTGGGCTATTTCCGAAAAGCCACAACCATTTACTGCGCCATACAAAAACGTAACCGATGATGACGAAGATGAAGTTAAGAACAATACTTTACCTAATGTAAATGAAAAACAACATTACGACATTGCGAATGATGTTCCTGAGAATCCTAAGTTATTGGACTCTTACCGATTACAAGATACGATTGATCCTATGTGGAATGTAACGGATGCCCGAGTATACGTAAGTCACAAGGGTAATCACGATGATGATTCACCGTTCCGAGGTGACGATGGAGCTTCTTCTGGGAACCAAATGTTTGATGCAGCAACTATTAAAAAGAATGCTGATGGCTCAACCTCTGTTTCAGCATCAGCGTTAAGTGACATCTTGAATGGTAAGAGTGGTCTTGGTTTTGCAGACCGTACTTACACACTTCGAGTTTATGTTACTCCAAACACTGATTACATCTTGGCTCACATGGGCGATAAAGGTGAAACATATAGGCACTCAGGTTACACAGATGTAGCTTCTTCTGGTGCGAGCTACAAATCAGGTAATAACGTTCAAGTCTACAATCAAGGTTCACTTTACTTGAATTACGATGGTGCTGCTGACGGTGACACCAATTCAGATGATTCGTCTGGTAACTTACAAACCAAGTACACTGGTACGACTAAAACATTGATTCCATTGATTAACGTCAAAGTATCAAAACAAGGTTTATCATTTGAAGACAATTCAACTGTTCGTAAAGAGCCAAATTCGGCCTATGATTTAAGTGCTGCTAAGTATGCACTGTACAAGGCCGCCGATGACGGAACTGATAATGCCCATGGCGGTACAAGTACCGACTACGCCCTAGGTAAGAAGCTTGGTGAAGCCCAATTGGGTTCAGATAATACCTACACGTTTACTGGTATTCCAGCTGGTGTACGGATGGACTTAGTTGAAACTGCGTCTGGTAAAGGTTATAACATTCCGGCAGCCCAAAGCGCCGGTGACTGGGGTACTTTAATTGCGAAGGGTGATACTAACGCAATTGCTGCTGGTGGAACTTACACAGAAACAGTTCAAGATAAAGAACAATACGGCTATGTCGAAGTTGACAAGTCCGGTGTTGATTTCGGAACAAACATGCCAAGTAGTTTCTACGCACTTACTGGTACAATGTTCCAGCTTTACCAAAAAGGATCAATGATTAAAGTTGGTGTACCATTTGCTGTTGATGCACTTGGTAAGTCAACTTCACAAAAGATTGCCCTGGGCGACTACGATATTCGTGAAGTTTCAACTGACCATGGTTACATCTTGAATAAAGATTGGGTTGGTTCTGCCTCAGTTAAGGCAAGTTTTGACTCAGCAAACCCGACGGCTCAAAATGTCGGCACAACCAAGGTAGCGGAAAAGAATCAGGAACAATATGGTTCATTCAGCTTCCAAAAGTATGACCGTGATAAAGATGCAACCTCACCAGCCGGTGCCGGTTCACTTGATGGCGCACAATATACGATTACTCGTCTTTACGATGGTAAGACTTGGACTGCGACAACTCACGATGGCGGGAAGATTACTTCTAAGGACTTAGGGGCATTCAATAGCTCCCACTTCCAAATTGCTGATTACAGCATTAAGGAAACAAAGGCATCAATTGGGTACCTGGTTGATTCAACAGCGACTAACTTCTCCGTGAAATATGCTGGCCAAGATGCCAAAGTAGCTGCTGATGTGCCAGTTAAGGACTCAGAACAAATCATTCGTAACAATGTAACAATTCACAAAGATGCGGATAGTTCTAAAGCCTTAGTTGCCGGCCAAACTGCAATTGCCGGACTTGATGAAGATTATTCAAACAAATCACTTCAACAACCATTGAAGGGCATCGAGTTTAAAGCGACGTTGACTGACGGTACTGGCTACAACAAGAAGGATGGTGTAGCTACTAAGATTCCGGCTGATGGTAATGTCTTTTACTCAGACTTATCAGATGACAATGGTAATGCAGTATTCCATGATTTACCCTATGGACACTACACAATCACCGAAGAAAAAACTAAGCAAGATGGAACCCAAAACTTTCCTGACGGATTAAAGGCTATTCAACCATTGCACATCAAAGTTACCGAAGACGCCAAGAACGGAGTCATTGATAACGATGGTAAGTCTACTCGTCCAAAAGGCTACACATTTGACGAAGATGATGACCAAATTTCATGGCCAATCAAGGTGACTAAGGTTGATTCTGAAACTGGTAAGGTAATTCCATTTGCTGATACCCAATTCAAAATCAAAGACTTAGTTACTGGTAAGTACCTTGAAATGAATGTGCCAAACAAGACTGATAAGACAGACATCTTCAAAACTAACGATGAAGGGTACTTTTTCACGACAGATTCACTTGATTTTGGTGTTAACCGTTATCAACTTGAAGAAGTCCATGCACCTAATGGTTATGTACTTGCTTCTCAACCAATGACTATCTCAGTCGATAAGCAAGACGATACTGGTAAGCAATACATGGAATTTAACTTCCCTGACGAAAACCAAAAGGGTAAGTTGACGGTCTCTAAGATTGTTCAAACAATGCAAGGCATTGGCGAACAAAAGTCTGACCTTGGTAAGTACATGGGTCTTACTTATGACAAGCGCCCAGGTGAAGGCTACCAATTCATGCTTAAAGCAACGAAGGACGTAGTTACACCAGACGGCACTGTTCGTGTTAAAGAAGGTCAATACATTGATGCTAAGGGTCTTGGTACTGATGACAAGGCAAAAGCACTTGTAATGACGACTGACAAAGACGGTAAGACAACCACTGGAGATGCTATCTTATACATCGGTTCATATGAACTTGATGAAACAAAGGCACCAGCCGGCGTGACGGTTGCCAAGCCATACAACTTTGACGTTACTTATGCCGGTGAAACGGTCAAGGCAACTTCATATGACACAACTGTTAATGACCAACTGCAATTATTGAACATCATTGGTCACAAATCAGAACAAGTATTAAAAGGCTACAAAGATAACCAACCACAAATTGATATTCAAGATGCCCAAGATGGTCAAGTATTCGCATTGCGTAATGCTGACGACTTTAAAATCTTGGATGCAGATGTGAAAGCGGATACGACATTAGCACTTGCCAAAGTGAAGAATGGTAAGTTTGAATTTGATACTTATCTGCCAGAAGGTAAATACTACGCTCAAGAAGTAGACGCTGGTAACTCGCACGTCCTCAACAAGAACAAGTATTACTTCACTTACAAAGCTAAGAACAATGATGACACACAAGGTATTCAAATTTATTCAAACGGTGCCCAACAAGATAAGGGTTCTGAATCTGATGACGATGCTGCGGCCGACTCCGAAGATGCAGACGCCGATAGCGACAAGGTAGTTTCAACTACTGAAATCGCTAATACAGATGTTAACTTTGATGAAAAGGACGCGGCTAAAGATGGTGAATTCAAACCTGAAAACATCATGAATAACTTGTTTCTTGCTGATGTTCCATTTGAAAAAGATAACCAAGTAATTGGTGATGACCTTTACGCTGGTACTGATAAGTATGTTCCTGCCACTGGTGCGGAATTTGAACTTAAAGACGCCCAAGGCAAAGTTATTCAAACTATTTCTACTGTAAACGGAAAGGGTACTTGGTCTAAGTTAGCGGTTGGTGTTTACTCAATGAAGGAAACTAAGGCTTCTGATTTGACGCACGCACTAAACCCAACTGAATACGTTATTACTGTCGCAAAGGACAAAACTACGATTGTTGCTGACGGTAAGACTGTCGGTACTATTGACAACACTAAACTTGAAAAAGCCTATGAAGATGAACAACTTCCAAAGGTTACGAAAGCTGTTGCTGATAACGCTGTATTGACTGACGCTGCTATTAAGACTGCCGTAGATGGTGTTGATACTGATTCAGAAGCATCGGTTGACACTACAAGTGATAAAGCGGCTGACGAAAAAGACACCACACCAACTGATAAAGCCGACTCAGAAGTTAATGATGACGTTAAGGTTGATGAAGCTGAAACATCAGTAGCGGACGCACTCGCGGTTGAATCAGCGTTCACTGTTAAAGACCCCGTTCTTCCAAACATGCCAAAGCCAGGTGTTGAAAAGTATATCGATACTCAAGCGGGACACGTGAAGGATGACAAGGACGATGTTGATCAAACTGTTAAGTTCGTAATCCCTGGTCAATTGCCATTACTCGATGCTGCCAAAGATTTAACTAAGGTTTCATTGAAAGATACACTTGAAGAAGGATTCACTTACAAGGCAGTTAAGATTATCGACGTGACAGCCGGTAACAAGGACATCACTAAAGCTGGTCGCTTAGTTACACCTAAAACTGGTTCATTTGGTGGCCTTGTCCAATGGTTCGCCAATGACTCAGCTTCATTGAACGATCATAAACTTGAAATGCACTTAGATGTTGCTGTAAATTCAAAGGCACTTTCAAAGAAGTACTATGACAAGAATACTGATGAATACGTTGTTCCAAACGTGGCTCACTTGTTGTTTAACGGCTTTGATTTGAATTCTGACGCAAAGACTCGAACAACCACTACACCTGATACTGATTTACCAACACCACCAGTTCACGTTCTCGTTAAGAAGCCTGGTGTTGATAAGAACATTGTTGGTAAGAACAACAAGTTACTCAAGGATGAAGCAGTCAAGAACTCGGCTACTGTTCCATATGTAATTGACGCTTACTACCCATACTCACACAACATGCGTAATGTAACCATTTACGACAAGGTTGTTGACGCATTAATCCCCGAAAAGATTGTTAAGGTCGTTTCTGTTGATGCGAAGGGTAAAGAAACTGATGTGACGAAGCAATGGAAATTATCAATCGAGAAGAAGGAAGCTGGATTAGTTAAAGCAGCAGCTAAGAATTCTTCTGCTTGGTCTGGCGCACACGTTCGACTTTACTTCACTGCTAAACTTGGTGCCCACTCTACTGATAAGAAGTACTGGGACGCTAAGAAGCAAGAATTTGTCATTCCTAACGCAGGCCACATGACTTACGATGACAAGGATTTAGATTCAAATGCTAAAACTCGTACACCAGGTAAGCCAGGTGCACCAACTGACTTGGTAACTCCTAATGTAACAGTACACTTCAAGCAACCTAAAGCCTCAGTTGAAAAATACTGGGTAACTGGTGGTAAGAAGTCCAAAGAATTGAATGCCAAGCTTGGTTCTGTTGAGAAAGCATTGATTATTGGGCATGTTCCATCTGTATCTGATTTGAAGAACTTACAAATCACTGATCCATTTGAAGATGCTTTCACTCCAACTGGTAAGTACAAGGTAACGGTTGATGGTAAAGATGTTACCAAGCAATTTACACCAAGTATTCAACAAAAAGCCGGTGGATTAGCGGTTGTTAAGGCTAAGAACTCACAAAAATGGGCTGGTAAAGACATTTACGTGTACTTTGATGCCAAGGTTAACTCAAACTACACCGCTAAGAAGTACCGTGATAAGGACGGCAAGGGCTACACGATTCCAAACGTGGGGCACTTGAAGTTCAACTCACAAGATTTACGCTCTGATGCCAAGGCCAATGCAGACGGCAAGGGGAATCATGACTTATTATCAAACAAGGTAGTGGTTCACTTGACTGATAAGCAACCAATTCCTGGTGGTCGCAAGCTTTCAAATACTGGATTCATGGCAACTACTAGTATGACACTGTTGTTGATTTCAGCAGTTATGATGGCAGGTGCCGGTTATATTGGATTCAAGCTTTACAAGGAACGAAAGATTTAG
- a CDS encoding FRG domain-containing protein has protein sequence MSSNVGYNLSSLRDKEDDIFDAIYIDVNILPKNPSAEAFSKADTRSYYIEKISVSKNSTTKNVSFDLKTRQLISRLNKNTELLNKDASAMHSTWSAFYLIKEIVQQIRKTFEDNTLYFRGQSHDWDVLPGALRTNVSEDYANKFDDVYKEFSFEYEEIEYFPLKDNGENFEKRTKQIAKLQHYGLMTPLIDISTSPYVGMFFMAYDDNLEIPVFDILLEKADDDSIFQKVEKTHDNIRLKAQSGAFINFEKLLPQTQTQTKEIKKVPRIVIRFVYDQKAYVSAINTTINEIKDLVKNENRPGIQNLALNDLGKIISKLDDVEYSDQVKKDLFEGLKKDLLQKLKEFEYTDKRIFPDLANYADAIKTQYKVDETSDEYLPSWN, from the coding sequence ATGTCAAGTAATGTTGGATATAATTTAAGTTCACTGAGAGACAAAGAAGATGACATTTTCGATGCTATTTATATCGATGTCAATATATTACCTAAAAACCCTAGTGCCGAAGCATTTAGCAAAGCGGATACACGCAGTTATTACATTGAAAAAATATCTGTAAGCAAAAATAGTACTACAAAAAATGTTTCGTTTGATCTCAAAACTAGGCAGCTCATTAGTAGACTTAATAAAAATACTGAGCTGTTAAACAAGGATGCCTCCGCGATGCACAGTACTTGGTCAGCGTTTTATCTCATTAAAGAAATCGTGCAACAAATACGGAAAACTTTTGAGGATAATACGTTGTATTTTCGAGGGCAATCCCACGATTGGGATGTACTTCCTGGAGCACTTCGAACTAATGTTTCAGAGGATTATGCGAACAAGTTTGATGATGTATACAAAGAATTTTCTTTTGAGTACGAGGAAATTGAATATTTTCCATTGAAGGACAATGGAGAAAATTTTGAAAAACGAACAAAACAAATTGCAAAATTACAACATTATGGACTGATGACACCTTTAATTGATATATCGACTAGTCCTTATGTTGGTATGTTTTTTATGGCATATGATGATAATTTAGAAATTCCTGTTTTCGATATTCTTTTAGAAAAAGCGGATGATGATTCTATTTTTCAAAAAGTCGAAAAAACACACGATAATATTCGATTGAAAGCACAAAGTGGTGCATTTATTAATTTTGAAAAGTTGTTACCACAAACGCAAACGCAAACTAAGGAAATTAAGAAGGTTCCTCGAATTGTTATTCGGTTTGTATATGATCAAAAAGCTTACGTTTCAGCGATTAATACCACAATTAATGAAATAAAGGATTTGGTGAAAAATGAGAACCGTCCAGGTATTCAGAACCTTGCTCTCAATGATTTGGGAAAAATAATATCGAAGCTTGATGATGTAGAGTATTCAGACCAGGTTAAGAAGGACCTTTTTGAGGGGTTGAAAAAGGATCTATTGCAAAAACTAAAAGAATTTGAATATACTGATAAAAGAATTTTTCCTGATTTAGCTAATTATGCTGATGCAATTAAGACTCAATATAAAGTGGACGAGACTTCTGATGAATATCTGCCATCTTGGAATTAA